TGGCTAACCACTAGGTTAAAACCAGAGAATTTTAATGTTCGATAAACAATATCCCACATGTTATTGATCACCGAGCCGAATTGTTTATAAAGTTGACTACTCTCGACTTTCTCACCCGCATAAAATGCTACACTTTCCGCATATTCCTTGATACGAATTAAAGAATAACGATAGTTAGCGTTTAAGCGTTCATTGACGAAATTCAACATAATTAATGGACGCCCTAAACGGAATGCAATCGCGGTCGTGATAATCACATAAGCAAATACCAAGAACACCATCATGCGTGGAATTTCAGTACCAAATACAATCATTGGTCCCGCTAATCCCCACAATAAGATCGTATAAGAAATCATGGAGGTGACAGCATCTATCACCCCTGTACTTAAAGAGAGCGTGGTTCGCACATAGGATTGCACATCTTGTTGAATACGTTGATCGGGGTTATCTAAGTTAGCGGAAACATACTGCGTTTTATAGTACGCGCGATTAGCCATCCATTTATCCACTAGCTGACCATTCAACCATTCGATCCAATCAATAGAAAAACGTTGCTCTAAATAATAGCTCAGCAATGCGGCGATGACTGAGCTTGTCGCAATCACACAAAACAGCACCATTTGATCCCAAAACACAGGTTCATTAAATTCCTGCAAGGATGTGTACATATTGTTATACCACTCAGAATGCACCAAGCTAATACGCACACTGACTAATGTCATCGCCACAATTAATAAGAAAAATAGCAAAGGTTTAATACTTCGACGTGGTGAAAGATACCCGCCCGCAAATTGCCAAAATTGTTTACCCCAGTGGGTAAAACGGACTAATAAGAAAATACCAAAGCTAAACACAACAGCCGTCATCGCTAATGTTTTTACTATCCATAAAAGCGAATTAATGGCCTCTTGAGCGTAATCCATAATCAACCTATAAAATCAAAAAAGTGCGGTCATTTTAGGCGGTGTTTATTTTTAAGCAAGAAAAAATGTGATGGAGATAACATTTTTTGACTTTGTCACAAGCAGGTAAGAAATCTAATTGATATAATCCAAAATAGTTAAATTTTTAATAAATTAGAGGTCGGTATGAGTGAAACTGCGATTACCATTAGTTTGCTTGCCCTCGTTGCCGTGATTGGCCTATGGATCGGGCATTTTAAAATTAAAGGTGTAGGTCTGGGTATTGGGGGCGTGCTATTTGGTGGGATTTTAGTTGCCCATTTTACCACTCAATATGGCATTAAATTAGATAGCCATACATTACATTTCGTGCAAGAGTTCGGCTTAATTCTGTTTGTTTATACGATTGGTATTCAAGTGGGGCCGGGCTTTTTTGCTTCCTTACGAAAATCAGGCTTAACCTTAAATGGGTTAGGCATTTTAATCGTTGCACTTGGTGCAGTGGTGACAATTCTCATTTATAAGCTTGCGGATATTCCTCTTGATGTCGCGCTTGGTATTTACTCCGGTGCGGTAACCAATACCCCATCTCTCGGTGCGGGTCAGCAAATCCTTTCTGAATTAGGTATGTCGCAAACGACGTCTAACATGGGGATGGCCTATGCAATGGCTTATCCTTTTGGAATTTGTGGCATTTTACTTTCTATGTGGCTTATTCGTCTTTTCTTTAAAATTAAAGTGGATGAGGAAGCAGCAAATTTTGAAAAAGAAAGTGGTCATGACAAAGAAGCACTCAAAAGCATGTCTCTGAAAGTCACCAATACTAATCTCAATGGTATCCATTTGATTGAAATTCCAGGTTTTGATGATGAAGATGTTGTCTGCTCTCGCTTGAAACGGGGTGAGCTTGTTATAGTGCCGAAAGCAGATACCGATGTTCAACTTGGCGATATTTTACATTTAGTCGGCAATCCTGAAGGCTTGAAAAAAATGCACCTTATCATCGGGGAAGAAGTGGATATCCCGGTAGCCAGTTTGAGCGGAGAGATTCGTTCTGAGCGCGTGGTCGTCACCAATGAAAAAGTACTCGGAAAACAAATTCGTCATCTCGGCATTCATCAAAAATATGGTGTTGTCATTTCGCGTTTAAACCGTGCAGGTGTGGAATTGGTACCAACTGCCCATACTACCCTTCAATTTGGTGACGTATTACACATGGTTGGAAAAACTGACATTCTCAACCAAGCCATTTCAGTTATTGGTAACGCTAAACAAAAACTACTTCAAGTTCAAATGTTACCAGTGTTTATTGGGATTGGCTTAGGGGTATTACTCGGCTCAATTCCTTTCTATATTCCAGGTTTCCCTGTGGCATTAAAATTAGGGCTAGCAGGCGGACCGTTAGTCGTCGCATTGATCTTGGCTCGAATTGGGTCTATCGGAAAACTCTATTGGTTTATGCCGCCAAGTGCGAACTTGGCGTTGCGCGAAATTGGTATTGTGCTCTTCCTTGCTGTAGTCGGTTTAAAATCTGGCGGTAGCTTTGTAGATACACTCACCAATGGTTCCGGTCTTGAATGGATGGGCTACGGTATTTTCATCACTCTTGTACCATTAATGATTGTAGGTATCATTGCACGTTTATATGTAAAATTAAATTATCTTTCACTTTGTGGCCTATTAGCAGGTTCGATGACGGATCCTCCTGCGCTTGCTTTCGCGAATGAACTGAAAGAAGGAAGCGGTGCCGCAGCACTCTCCTATGCGACAGTCTATCCGCTCACCATGTTCTTACGGATCATTTCACCACAATTATTAGCCATTCTTTTATGGGTTTAATACCCTTTCAAACTTGGGGCAGAATAGCTGCCCCAATATTCATGCTAAGCACTATGACTGCCATAAAACAATTCAAATAAAATCTGCCCCAAGCCTACCCCTTTCCCTCATTCAATGATAGAATTCATCGCTTTATTTAAATAGGAAAAGAAATGTCATTAGTTGAATTTGTAATTGATAAACTCGATGATTTAAAAGGCACCGAAATTGTGCACTTTGATGTAAAGGGCAAATCATCGATTACTGAAAATATGATTATTTGTACCGGCACATCTAGCCGCCAAGTCTCTGCGATGGCCGATAACCTTATTGCAGAATGTAAAAAAGCCGGTTATGAGACCTTTGGTGAAGAAGGCCGTAATGCGGCTGATTGGATCGTGGTGGATCTTGGCCAAACCATCGTGCACATTATGCAACGTGATGCACGTGAGATGTATCAGTTAGAAAAACTTTGGGCATAAAGTGCGGTCAATTTTGACTGTGTTTTGAAAGGGAAAAGGATGAAAATTACATTAATTGCAGTGGGAACGAAAATGCCGGCTTGGGTTACCACCGGATTTGAAGAATACCAACGTCGTTTTCCTAAAGACATGCCTTTTGAACTCATTGAAATCCCTGCAGGCAAGCGTGGAAAAAATGCGGATATTAAACGCATCTTAGAGCAAGAAGGCAAAGCAATGCTCTCGGCTTGTGGAAAAGGCAAAGTCGTGACATTAGATATCCCTGGCAAACCTTGGACAACACCACAACTTGCTGAGCAATTAGAGGGTTGGAAAAATGATGGTCGTGATGTGTGCTTACTCATTGGCGGGCCTGAAGGTTTATCCCCTGAATGCAAAGCGGCAGCAGAACAAAGTTGGTCACTGTCACCACTCACACTGCCCCATCCATTAGTGCGAGTTGTCGTGGCAGAAAGTTTATACCGCGCGTGGTCACTGACGACAAACCACCCTTATCATAGAGAATAACGTATTACATTACCGATGAATTTAAAAAAATTCTTTTCTGCACCAACCAATGAACCGATCCGCGATAAAAAAGCGGAGCGGAACTTGTTTGCGCGTCGAACATTAGTCGCATTCATCGGTATTTTAGCCCTAAGTGGTGTGCTATTTGCTAATATTTACCATCTCCAAGTGGTGAATTACGACATGTATCAAACTCGCTCTAATGGTAACCGTATTAAATTACTTCCGCTTCCTCCTACTCGAGGATTAATTTACGACCGTTACGGCGAATTACTGGCAGAAAACCTCACTTTTTTCGGTTTATATATCGTGCCGGAAAAAACAGAAAATCTAGACCGCACTTTTGAAGAATTGCGCTATGTTGTAGGACTCACTGATGAAGACATTGAGCATTTCAAAAAAGAGCGTCGTCGTGGTACTCGCTATACGCCGATTTTACTCAAACCAAGCTTAACGGAAGAACAAATTGCCCGTTTTGCAGTAAACCAGTATAAATATCCAAGCCTTGATGTACGTCCTTATTTCAAACGAAATTACCTATATAGCGAAGCCATGACTCATATTTTGGGTTATGTTGGACGCATTAATGACCGAGATGTTGAGCGCCTAAAAAAAGAAGAAAAATTTGCTAACTATTCCGGTTCTACGGACATGGGGAAACTGGGTATTGAACGTTATTACGAAGAACAACTCCATGGTACAACCGGTTTCGAAGAGGTTGAAATTAATAACCGTGGTAAAGTTATTCGTAAACTACGTGAACAACCTGCCACCGCGGGTAAAAGTATTCATCTGACTATCGATTTTACTCTTCAACGCTATATTATGTCGCTCCTTTCAGGTCAAAAAGGCGCTGTTGTTGTGCTTGACCCGAAAGATAACAGTGTATTAGCGATGGTTTCAACCCCAAGCTATGACAATAATTTATTCGTCGATGGCATTTCTTCTAGTGATTACAAACGTTTACTAGAAGATCCTACTCGACCGCTTTACAGTCGTGCGACACAAGGTGTGTACCCGCCTGCCTCTACTGTAAAACCATTCGTTGCTGTTGCAGCATTAACTGAAGGGGTGATTACGCCTAATACCACAATTTTTGACCCAGGCTACTGGACATTGCCAAACTCAACAAAACGTTTCCGAGATTGGAAAAAAACAGGACATGGTTATACGGATTTAAACAAAGCCATTACTGAATCATCGGATACATTCTTCTATCAAACCGCCTTTAATTTAGGTATTGATCGTTTCTCCATGTGGATGAAACGTTTTGGGTTTGGTATGCCGACAGGTATTGAAATTCAAGAAGAAGCCACGGCCAATATGCCGAGTAAAGAATGGAAACAAAAACGTTATAAAAAACCGTGGGTGCAAGGCGATACAATCTCTGTAGGGATTGGTCAAGGTTATTGGACAGCGACACCATTACAAGTGGCAAAAGCAACCTCTATTGTGGTCAATAACGGTAAAATTCATACGCCACATTTAATGAAATCCGTTGAAGGCGCCACCATTGAACCGTATCAAGACCCGCTTTTATATGAAGATATTACCGAACCGAAACAAGCTTATTGGGATGCGGCTAAGCGCGGGATGTTCAATGTGGTAAACTCTGGTGCAGGGACAGGACGAAAAGCCTTTATCGGCACGAATTACCATGTAGCAGGGAAATCCGGTACTGCGCAGGTTTTCAGCTTAAAAGAAAACCAAAAATATAATGCTGCAGGATTGAAAAAAGAATTGCATGACCATGCTTGGTTCACAGCTTATGCACCTTATGAAGATCCCAAATTAGTTGTCACCATTATTTTAGAAAATGCGGGCGGTG
The sequence above is a segment of the Haemophilus parainfluenzae genome. Coding sequences within it:
- a CDS encoding ABC transporter ATP-binding protein/permease, yielding MDYAQEAINSLLWIVKTLAMTAVVFSFGIFLLVRFTHWGKQFWQFAGGYLSPRRSIKPLLFFLLIVAMTLVSVRISLVHSEWYNNMYTSLQEFNEPVFWDQMVLFCVIATSSVIAALLSYYLEQRFSIDWIEWLNGQLVDKWMANRAYYKTQYVSANLDNPDQRIQQDVQSYVRTTLSLSTGVIDAVTSMISYTILLWGLAGPMIVFGTEIPRMMVFLVFAYVIITTAIAFRLGRPLIMLNFVNERLNANYRYSLIRIKEYAESVAFYAGEKVESSQLYKQFGSVINNMWDIVYRTLKFSGFNLVVSQVSVVFPLLIQVGRYFEKQIKLGDLMQTLQVFGKLHSNLSFFRNSYDGFAGYKATLDRLTGFSYAIDMANRQSTSHLHEHETDVIFKDLSISNPFGKTLIENLNLTLPQGSTLLIQGNSGVGKTTLLRTVAGLWAYSKGDVYCPTHQLFLSQKPYLPQGSLLTALAYPNEEKDFNCDEMIEVLKQVSLGHLQDRLDQEQDWTRILSLGEQQRLAFARLLLHKPKVAFLDEATASMDEGLEDTMYRLLKERLPHTTVISVGHRSTLQAFHQQQLMILGNGEWQFTDRNQI
- a CDS encoding putative transporter; this translates as MSETAITISLLALVAVIGLWIGHFKIKGVGLGIGGVLFGGILVAHFTTQYGIKLDSHTLHFVQEFGLILFVYTIGIQVGPGFFASLRKSGLTLNGLGILIVALGAVVTILIYKLADIPLDVALGIYSGAVTNTPSLGAGQQILSELGMSQTTSNMGMAYAMAYPFGICGILLSMWLIRLFFKIKVDEEAANFEKESGHDKEALKSMSLKVTNTNLNGIHLIEIPGFDDEDVVCSRLKRGELVIVPKADTDVQLGDILHLVGNPEGLKKMHLIIGEEVDIPVASLSGEIRSERVVVTNEKVLGKQIRHLGIHQKYGVVISRLNRAGVELVPTAHTTLQFGDVLHMVGKTDILNQAISVIGNAKQKLLQVQMLPVFIGIGLGVLLGSIPFYIPGFPVALKLGLAGGPLVVALILARIGSIGKLYWFMPPSANLALREIGIVLFLAVVGLKSGGSFVDTLTNGSGLEWMGYGIFITLVPLMIVGIIARLYVKLNYLSLCGLLAGSMTDPPALAFANELKEGSGAAALSYATVYPLTMFLRIISPQLLAILLWV
- the rsfS gene encoding ribosome silencing factor; protein product: MSLVEFVIDKLDDLKGTEIVHFDVKGKSSITENMIICTGTSSRQVSAMADNLIAECKKAGYETFGEEGRNAADWIVVDLGQTIVHIMQRDAREMYQLEKLWA
- the mrdA gene encoding penicillin-binding protein 2, which encodes MNLKKFFSAPTNEPIRDKKAERNLFARRTLVAFIGILALSGVLFANIYHLQVVNYDMYQTRSNGNRIKLLPLPPTRGLIYDRYGELLAENLTFFGLYIVPEKTENLDRTFEELRYVVGLTDEDIEHFKKERRRGTRYTPILLKPSLTEEQIARFAVNQYKYPSLDVRPYFKRNYLYSEAMTHILGYVGRINDRDVERLKKEEKFANYSGSTDMGKLGIERYYEEQLHGTTGFEEVEINNRGKVIRKLREQPATAGKSIHLTIDFTLQRYIMSLLSGQKGAVVVLDPKDNSVLAMVSTPSYDNNLFVDGISSSDYKRLLEDPTRPLYSRATQGVYPPASTVKPFVAVAALTEGVITPNTTIFDPGYWTLPNSTKRFRDWKKTGHGYTDLNKAITESSDTFFYQTAFNLGIDRFSMWMKRFGFGMPTGIEIQEEATANMPSKEWKQKRYKKPWVQGDTISVGIGQGYWTATPLQVAKATSIVVNNGKIHTPHLMKSVEGATIEPYQDPLLYEDITEPKQAYWDAAKRGMFNVVNSGAGTGRKAFIGTNYHVAGKSGTAQVFSLKENQKYNAAGLKKELHDHAWFTAYAPYEDPKLVVTIILENAGGGSSNAAPIARQIMDFYLNKRLPQIERQENAEKEKKTDQTDLDAPALESQPSENE
- the rlmH gene encoding 23S rRNA (pseudouridine(1915)-N(3))-methyltransferase RlmH, which encodes MKITLIAVGTKMPAWVTTGFEEYQRRFPKDMPFELIEIPAGKRGKNADIKRILEQEGKAMLSACGKGKVVTLDIPGKPWTTPQLAEQLEGWKNDGRDVCLLIGGPEGLSPECKAAAEQSWSLSPLTLPHPLVRVVVAESLYRAWSLTTNHPYHRE